A window from Dermacentor albipictus isolate Rhodes 1998 colony chromosome 10, USDA_Dalb.pri_finalv2, whole genome shotgun sequence encodes these proteins:
- the LOC139050540 gene encoding E2F-associated phosphoprotein-like, translated as MEYDYQVCEDSDSEGYDSSSSEDAFEAYIRQKYLSQPAQEDDFDKEMEDELSATLKVFEQKQLFDAASTDYGIGAGRSRQQLAVKGQQAHTTEKPGQSGGGLQDAKTESCEAQDSAQMTAADGTAPKVKEEGDKEVEKSGPSNDDLFYDPEMDDEDEKWVNEQRRSCIFPNESKHEDGGKVKPLPQSDAVLNCPGCMTLLCLDCQRHEIYNTQYRAMFVKNCVVDRKETLRCLPSRSSSKRRHLPEGVNDPRDIFNPVRCQVCRTEVAVYDSEELYHFFNVIASFP; from the exons ATGGAGTACGATTATCAGGTTTGCGAGGACTCGGACAGCGAAGGCTACGACAGTAGCAG TTCTGAAGATGCCTTCGAAGCTTACATTCGCCAGAAGTATCTGTCCCAGCCTGCTCAGGAAGATGATTTCGACAAGGAGATGGAAGACGAGCTTTCTGCTACGCTTAAAGTCTTCGAACAGAAACAGCTGTTCGACGCCGCTTCTACGGATTATGGAATCGGCGCTGGTCGGTCCCGTCAACAACTAGCGGTGAAAG GTCAGCAAGCACACACCACTGAGAAACCAGGCCAGTCAGGAGGTGGCCTCCAAGATGCAAAGACGGAGAGTTGCGAAGCACAAGACTCGGCGCAGATGACCGCAGCAGACGGCACAGCACCCAAGGTGAAAGAAGAGGGCGACAAGGAGGTCGAGAAGAGCGGTCCGTCCAACGACGACCTCTTCTACGATCCAGAAATGGATGACGAAGATGAAAAATGGGTTAATGAACAACGGCGAAGCTGTATATTTCCTAATGAGTCCAAGCACGAGGATGGTGGTAAAGTCAAGCCATTGCCCCAGAGTGATGCTGTCCTTAATTGTCCGGGCTGTATGACACTTCTCTGCCTCGACTGTCAGCG GCATGAAATCTACAACACGCAGTACCGTGCCATGTTTGTGAAGAATTGTGTTGTTGACAGAAAAGAAACGCTCAGATGTCTTCCGTCGAGGTCATCATCTAAACGCCGCCATCTTCCCGAAGGTGTGAATGACCCACGCGACATTTTCAACCCTGTGCGGTGCCAAGTTTGCCGAACGGAGGTTGCAGTGTACGACAGTGAAGAGCTGTACCATTTCTTTAATGTCATTGCTAGCTTTCCATAA